A stretch of DNA from Actinomycetota bacterium:
CACGATTTTTCAAAGGCGCTCGTGGCAGAAACGGTGAATGCTCTCGGGGCATCCATTTGCACCCTTACTCTCTTGGATGAGAGGGGAAACTTAACCAGGGTAGCGGAGATTGGTCCCGGAACCGATGATGACCATTTCATAAATCTGGAGAAGCGCCTCGCCTTTGAGGCGGTCGAAAAAATCTCTCCAATCCGAGAGACCGATGATTCTCTCATGGGAAAAGAACTTTTCTGTATAGCCGCTCCCCTCCGCTTTAGGGATAAAGCCATGGGGACACTTCTCGTTTGCTCTCTTCGTCCTTTAAGTCAAGATGATGAGCGATTCCTTTCAACCCTTGCCGGTCAGGTGGCCTTGTCCATCGAAACAAACAAACTTAGGGAAAGAATCGGACTGGAAACAACCGAATTCTTTAGCATCGTTGAGAT
This window harbors:
- a CDS encoding GAF domain-containing protein, with amino-acid sequence MSSVEDANLKLNAIYQVNEELRELLELHDFSKALVAETVNALGASICTLTLLDERGNLTRVAEIGPGTDDDHFINLEKRLAFEAVEKISPIRETDDSLMGKELFCIAAPLRFRDKAMGTLLVCSLRPLSQDDERFLSTLAGQVALSIETNKLRERIGLETTEFFSIVEIGKAINSVLDLNELLNLICRIAVQLVRGETSSVMLLDNLAGELTIEAACGLDEDIIRKAKIKLGEQIAGWVAEKGIPLLLTDVTKDTRFKNLTR